A genomic segment from Kyrpidia tusciae DSM 2912 encodes:
- a CDS encoding TM1802 family CRISPR-associated protein, whose translation MNLPHITVAVGSERNEEVDPFASLVKEPRSNLKKGEEAYLVFLTFDLPKKEIRFEDPRPLTKDAAGQYRYFGNNQAAQSQFYLVRETTSLHYLLSTVWNDLAILLNKYNMRDSQLFDILSRLNAAGLITLTKNTGTGSVALDRIAPFFGTGVILQINPEKKRMLVGANELSFEEFIRRALGLTEKKNRIVLVVPAVVVEQGGYVVLSQHPNYLALVRRVNHLEEDSATGNVQGKRVGNAEHVCSLCLRRSPGVSSKYSKDLSRTGINKIFTTKTINYASDIEVKGHDRVYGICNACYQKLRSGEAVIERKFRSRIAGEAAFILPEGVSETLEYQYLERIRDIGDFAFKARDAAEWIRSVEAEAAEAGGLYTLNFVVYRTDGKSVTVLQTIEDVPLLRFHRIMHLFADATDRLRPHLRALSLGSVYHLIPVRKTEKGQVDVQRVVNFYKNLLCGERIRINTLMGYASEALDKGFRQLSKPKIDNYENLGLRYYTGGFEDFYIKHTVMSYLGLFRVCQELGILNGSVFHWEYEKGGENMGEQPPTGQMSLVESAEEFLERQGFMSEARALFYLGAMMNRVAWKQYKKNHKSKPVLNKINFQGMTRRDILRLYEEVLDLAKYYFEGLPLYMEQFIERFHNYFGTLEKAWPLSEQANVFYLMAGYGFMVKGETGEQSGTAETDGADEETTTDDLEEEDDDNE comes from the coding sequence TTGAATCTACCCCACATTACCGTGGCTGTAGGTAGCGAACGAAACGAAGAGGTCGATCCTTTTGCATCGCTGGTAAAGGAACCCAGATCAAATTTGAAGAAAGGGGAGGAAGCCTATCTCGTATTTTTAACGTTCGATCTACCGAAGAAAGAGATTCGTTTCGAAGATCCCCGTCCCTTAACGAAGGATGCCGCCGGTCAGTATCGGTATTTTGGGAATAACCAGGCTGCCCAGTCCCAGTTCTACCTAGTAAGAGAAACAACGTCTCTTCACTATCTACTTTCAACCGTGTGGAACGATCTTGCGATCCTCCTTAACAAGTACAACATGCGGGATTCGCAGCTGTTCGATATCCTAAGTCGCCTCAATGCCGCCGGACTGATCACCCTCACGAAAAATACCGGCACAGGAAGTGTGGCTCTGGATCGAATCGCGCCCTTCTTTGGAACCGGAGTGATTTTACAGATTAACCCGGAGAAAAAGAGGATGCTTGTTGGGGCGAACGAATTGTCGTTCGAAGAGTTCATTCGCCGTGCTCTGGGTTTGACTGAGAAGAAAAACCGCATAGTGCTGGTGGTTCCGGCGGTGGTCGTGGAGCAGGGGGGTTACGTTGTACTGTCTCAACATCCAAACTATCTGGCACTGGTCAGGCGAGTCAATCATCTGGAAGAAGATAGCGCAACCGGGAATGTGCAGGGAAAGCGCGTCGGGAACGCTGAACATGTTTGTTCACTGTGTCTTCGCCGAAGCCCTGGGGTTAGTAGCAAATACAGTAAAGACCTTAGTCGTACGGGCATCAACAAGATCTTTACCACGAAGACCATCAATTACGCCAGTGACATTGAAGTAAAAGGTCATGATCGAGTCTACGGCATCTGCAACGCTTGCTATCAAAAACTTCGCTCGGGCGAAGCGGTGATTGAGAGAAAATTCCGTTCCCGTATTGCCGGTGAAGCTGCATTTATTTTGCCGGAAGGAGTCAGTGAAACATTAGAGTACCAGTATCTTGAGAGGATCCGGGATATCGGCGATTTCGCCTTTAAGGCCCGGGATGCAGCGGAATGGATCCGCAGTGTTGAGGCTGAAGCGGCCGAGGCGGGCGGGCTCTATACATTGAATTTTGTCGTTTATCGGACAGATGGGAAATCGGTCACAGTCCTGCAAACGATTGAAGACGTCCCTCTGCTGCGCTTTCACCGGATCATGCACTTGTTCGCGGACGCGACCGACCGATTGCGGCCTCACCTTCGGGCGCTGTCGCTCGGAAGCGTCTATCATCTCATTCCGGTCCGCAAAACGGAGAAAGGGCAAGTGGATGTGCAGCGTGTCGTTAATTTCTATAAAAACCTTCTCTGCGGTGAACGTATCCGAATCAATACGCTTATGGGCTATGCGTCGGAAGCGCTGGACAAGGGGTTTCGCCAGCTTTCGAAACCGAAAATCGACAACTACGAAAATCTTGGCCTTCGTTACTATACGGGGGGGTTCGAAGACTTCTATATCAAACATACGGTGATGTCTTACCTGGGTTTGTTCCGGGTATGTCAAGAACTCGGGATCTTAAACGGCTCCGTGTTTCACTGGGAATATGAAAAAGGAGGAGAGAACATGGGTGAACAGCCGCCGACCGGTCAGATGTCACTCGTTGAGTCAGCCGAAGAATTCTTGGAGCGCCAGGGTTTTATGAGTGAGGCGAGGGCTCTTTTCTACCTCGGTGCGATGATGAATCGCGTTGCGTGGAAACAGTATAAAAAGAACCATAAGTCGAAACCCGTGTTAAACAAGATTAATTTCCAGGGAATGACCCGCCGTGACATTTTAAGGCTCTACGAGGAGGTTCTCGATCTCGCCAAGTACTATTTTGAGGGCTTGCCTCTGTATATGGAACAGTTCATTGAACGGTTTCACAATTACTTTGGGACGTTGGAGAAGGCGTGGCCTCTGTCTGAACAGGCCAATGTGTTCTATTTGATGGCTGGATATGGCTTCATGGTTAAAGGAGAAACCGGGGAGCAGTCCGGCACGGCGGAAACCGACGGTGCGGATGAGGAAACCACAACTGATGACCTTGAAGAGGAGGACGATGACAATGAGTGA
- a CDS encoding SIR2 family NAD-dependent protein deacylase, producing MGNTSALGANEEAVRRVAAWIRDSRQTVVLTGSGMSTESGIPDFRSQGGLWARVDPRRVATVEALEANYPEVRDFCRKRIEEIKRNRPHRGHEILAGWEHDGRVRAVATQNIGGFHQIAGSRTVHELHGSLRRFHCRECGRPAAEEEFLDGRPCRHCRGRLRPDVVMFGELLPVDVWDAVVAAMHAADLVLVIGTSLEVYPVNQLPALSQGRRVLINLEPTDQQALFDEVLLGKAGEVLSAIDREM from the coding sequence GTGGGGAACACGAGTGCGCTTGGGGCGAATGAGGAAGCGGTTCGACGGGTGGCGGCTTGGATACGGGATTCGCGACAGACCGTGGTGTTGACCGGCTCCGGCATGTCCACCGAGAGCGGAATCCCCGATTTTCGTTCTCAAGGCGGCCTGTGGGCTCGGGTCGACCCTCGGCGGGTGGCGACGGTGGAGGCGCTGGAAGCGAACTACCCGGAAGTTCGCGATTTCTGCCGGAAGCGCATTGAAGAGATCAAGCGGAATCGGCCCCATCGCGGGCATGAGATTTTGGCGGGGTGGGAGCACGACGGGCGAGTCCGGGCCGTGGCGACGCAGAACATCGGCGGTTTTCACCAAATCGCTGGCAGCCGAACGGTCCATGAGCTGCACGGTTCGTTGCGGCGGTTTCATTGCCGGGAATGCGGACGTCCAGCCGCGGAGGAGGAGTTTCTGGACGGGCGGCCCTGTCGTCATTGCCGCGGCCGCCTGCGTCCGGATGTGGTGATGTTCGGGGAGCTGCTGCCGGTGGACGTCTGGGATGCGGTGGTGGCCGCCATGCATGCGGCCGATCTCGTCCTCGTGATCGGCACCAGCCTCGAGGTGTACCCGGTGAACCAACTGCCCGCCCTCAGCCAGGGCAGGCGGGTGCTGATCAACCTCGAGCCCACCGACCAGCAGGCCTTGTTCGACGAGGTGCTCCTCGGCAAGGCCGGCGAGGTCCTGTCTGCGATCGATCGGGAGATGTGA
- a CDS encoding YciI family protein, translating into MFVILVHYTKRWEEVEPDVEDHKTYLERFYASGHLLFSGPQTTRTGGVILGRFDSEDEAWEMVKGDPFYTRGLAKYDVISFRATKAAPEFRELLG; encoded by the coding sequence ATGTTCGTCATTCTCGTTCATTACACCAAACGGTGGGAAGAAGTGGAACCGGACGTGGAGGACCACAAAACCTACCTGGAGCGATTTTATGCCTCGGGACATCTGCTCTTCTCCGGCCCTCAGACCACACGGACCGGCGGGGTCATCCTCGGCCGCTTCGACAGCGAGGACGAGGCTTGGGAGATGGTGAAAGGCGATCCATTTTATACCCGGGGCCTGGCGAAGTACGATGTGATTTCTTTTCGGGCGACGAAGGCGGCGCCGGAGTTCCGGGAACTCCTCGGGTAA
- the csx2 gene encoding TIGR02221 family CRISPR-associated protein, which yields MAVKFLSFLGTGDYKECRYELGAHRSSLTRFVQHAILELLEETRPTEAYIFLTPEAEEFNWIATPKRGYPGLSVALSDLRRTKPLEIHTVPIPSQQDEDAIWTSFHAVLSVLQSGDRVVFDITHSMRYQPMLALLVLHFARVLREVQLGGVYYGYIEKLGPSKQIDDISVEKRIAPVVDVTALADLQEWITRTYAFVAAGRAEPLRQWVKEARTRAPSSWQWAEELTDSWSSVTAALYTNRSLTIPDTARRAAKHLAEAPKEMPPAMGPLRALFEHANRSIAPLGSQDPVESGLAAILWCIDHGLIQQAYTQTQELIITAVGLAFGLPVQGKEERDRIEELVTVAQKLAANPRNRKPLENMTYPRDRDLAFTLSRHTGLLNDFDEVRKLRNDLSHCGDTHSPAYFETWLREHMPVVKEHLLRFWNTRQSRR from the coding sequence ATGGCCGTCAAATTCCTATCGTTTCTTGGAACGGGTGACTATAAAGAATGTCGCTACGAACTGGGTGCCCACCGCTCTTCCCTGACACGGTTTGTCCAACACGCCATCCTCGAACTGTTGGAGGAAACCCGGCCAACCGAAGCGTACATCTTCTTGACTCCGGAAGCTGAAGAGTTCAACTGGATCGCGACGCCAAAGCGCGGCTATCCAGGCCTTTCCGTCGCACTCTCTGATCTTCGGCGCACAAAGCCCTTGGAGATTCACACGGTTCCCATCCCGTCCCAACAGGACGAGGACGCCATTTGGACGTCGTTTCATGCTGTGCTCTCCGTTTTACAATCCGGTGACCGGGTCGTCTTCGATATCACTCATTCGATGCGCTATCAGCCCATGCTCGCCCTGCTTGTGCTCCATTTTGCCCGGGTACTGCGAGAGGTGCAATTGGGAGGCGTCTATTACGGTTATATCGAAAAATTGGGACCTTCGAAACAAATTGATGATATATCCGTGGAAAAGCGCATTGCTCCGGTGGTCGATGTGACGGCACTGGCCGATCTTCAAGAATGGATCACCCGGACCTACGCTTTTGTAGCCGCCGGGCGGGCCGAGCCCCTGCGGCAATGGGTCAAAGAGGCCCGGACCCGGGCTCCTTCCTCTTGGCAATGGGCCGAGGAACTCACCGACTCCTGGAGCTCCGTAACCGCGGCGTTGTACACGAACCGGTCACTTACCATTCCCGACACGGCCAGGCGAGCAGCAAAACATTTGGCTGAAGCCCCCAAAGAAATGCCGCCCGCCATGGGGCCGTTGCGGGCCTTGTTCGAGCACGCGAATCGAAGCATCGCTCCCTTGGGCAGCCAAGATCCGGTGGAATCGGGATTGGCGGCGATTCTTTGGTGTATAGACCATGGATTGATCCAGCAGGCCTATACCCAAACCCAGGAACTGATCATCACCGCCGTTGGACTGGCATTCGGCTTGCCGGTGCAGGGTAAAGAAGAACGGGATCGCATCGAAGAATTGGTCACCGTCGCGCAAAAGTTGGCGGCCAACCCCCGCAACCGGAAGCCGCTGGAGAATATGACGTATCCCCGAGACAGGGATTTGGCATTTACGTTGTCGCGCCACACGGGTCTCCTCAATGATTTCGATGAAGTGCGCAAATTGCGCAACGACCTCAGCCATTGCGGCGATACCCATTCTCCGGCGTATTTTGAGACGTGGCTCCGGGAGCACATGCCGGTCGTCAAGGAGCATTTGTTGCGATTTTGGAACACCAGGCAATCGCGGAGATAG
- a CDS encoding IS110 family RNA-guided transposase: MPKLHVGIDVSLKAHHIQFMDEAGQNLASFQISNDPQGADTLIHKVLEITETKHMDRVVVGMEATANLGWHLAHYLKQQLEDHAPHLDAQIHVLNARRVARFKKAYDHLPKNDRIDAWVIADHLRFGRLPQAMTDTIRYEALQRLTRTRFHVMQTMSRDKTFFLNQLFLKFSGLRQDNPFSDTFGATSLAVIQELEPEQIAAMPLEDLVALLVDKSRNKFDDPKQIAQELQKVARRSFRLDKVMQDPVNLSLSVTLSVIQHMDAEVKKLDRAIARLMKAIPNTLESVKGIGPVYAAGIIAEVGDIRRFKNHNALAKYAGLVWNQYQSGEYEADETSRMRTGNKYLRYYLIQAADQVRRHDSEYAEFYRKKHDEALKHQHKRALVLTARKLVRLVFTLLSTNQLYTPPERRR; the protein is encoded by the coding sequence TTGCCGAAACTGCATGTTGGGATCGACGTGAGCTTGAAGGCCCACCATATTCAATTTATGGATGAGGCCGGTCAGAACTTGGCCTCGTTTCAGATCTCCAATGACCCACAGGGAGCCGACACTCTCATTCACAAGGTCTTGGAGATCACAGAGACCAAGCACATGGATCGCGTCGTTGTCGGCATGGAGGCGACAGCCAACCTCGGCTGGCATCTGGCCCATTACCTCAAACAACAACTCGAGGACCATGCACCACACCTCGACGCTCAGATTCACGTCTTAAACGCGCGGAGAGTGGCTCGTTTCAAGAAGGCGTATGACCACCTTCCCAAAAACGACCGCATCGATGCCTGGGTGATTGCGGACCACCTGCGGTTTGGCCGTCTCCCACAAGCCATGACAGACACGATCCGATACGAAGCGCTTCAACGTCTCACCCGGACTCGGTTTCATGTGATGCAGACCATGTCTCGGGACAAGACCTTCTTCCTGAACCAGCTGTTTCTTAAGTTCAGTGGTCTGCGTCAAGACAACCCGTTCTCCGATACTTTCGGTGCCACGTCGCTCGCCGTCATTCAGGAGCTGGAGCCTGAACAAATCGCTGCGATGCCCCTTGAGGATCTTGTGGCGCTCTTGGTCGACAAAAGCAGAAACAAGTTTGACGACCCAAAGCAGATCGCACAGGAACTCCAAAAGGTTGCACGCAGGTCCTTTCGACTGGACAAGGTGATGCAGGATCCCGTCAATCTGTCGCTGTCCGTTACCCTCAGCGTGATCCAGCACATGGACGCTGAGGTGAAGAAACTCGACCGAGCGATTGCCAGGCTGATGAAAGCGATCCCAAATACCCTCGAGTCGGTCAAGGGCATCGGCCCTGTATACGCAGCCGGAATCATAGCCGAAGTCGGCGACATTCGACGTTTCAAGAACCACAACGCCTTAGCCAAGTACGCCGGACTGGTCTGGAATCAGTACCAATCCGGGGAGTACGAAGCCGATGAAACATCCCGAATGCGTACTGGGAACAAGTACCTGCGCTATTATCTGATTCAAGCTGCGGACCAGGTTCGCCGCCATGATTCCGAGTACGCCGAGTTTTACCGCAAGAAGCACGACGAAGCGCTGAAGCACCAACATAAAAGAGCCCTCGTCCTGACTGCAAGAAAACTGGTACGCTTGGTGTTCACACTACTGAGCACCAATCAGCTGTACACACCCCCGGAGAGGAGGAGATAA
- the cas2 gene encoding CRISPR-associated endonuclease Cas2: MFVILVYDVAQKRVAKVLKKCREYLTWVQNSVLEGEITKANLYRLKRELREIIREDEDSVIIYILRTTTYSERQIMGVEKGKFDQIL, encoded by the coding sequence GTGTTCGTGATCCTGGTGTACGATGTGGCCCAGAAGCGGGTGGCGAAAGTGTTGAAAAAGTGCCGGGAGTATCTGACATGGGTGCAAAATTCGGTGCTGGAGGGGGAGATCACGAAGGCGAATCTGTACAGGCTGAAAAGGGAATTAAGGGAAATCATTCGGGAGGACGAGGACTCGGTGATTATTTATATTTTAAGAACGACGACCTATTCGGAAAGGCAGATTATGGGGGTTGAGAAGGGGAAGTTTGATCAGATTTTGTGA
- the cas1b gene encoding type I-B CRISPR-associated endonuclease Cas1b, with amino-acid sequence MGKSVYLFSGGHLRRKDNTLVFESPDGTKYLPVENIQEIYLFGEVDLTKSLLEFCSQKEILLHIFNSEYEYYMGTFYPREHLNAGHVTVKQVEHYLDPQRRLDLARRFVEGAARNMLQVLKYYRNRGKEVEGHLERIQELEGKIPDTAEVPALMALEGNIREQYYRAFDAIVLQEDFRFDRRTRRPPENHLNTLISFGNSLLYSAVLRETYKTHLDPRIGYLHTSNYRRFSLNLDVAEIFKPILVDRLIFTVLGKKMITRRDFDAKLEGIYLKESGRKVFVSEWERRLGTTIRHRSIGREVSYRRLIRLELYKVEKHVVEGEEYRPFVAQW; translated from the coding sequence TTGGGGAAAAGCGTATACCTGTTTTCCGGCGGGCACTTGCGACGAAAGGACAACACGTTAGTGTTCGAGAGCCCGGACGGAACGAAGTACCTTCCTGTGGAGAATATTCAAGAGATTTATTTGTTCGGAGAGGTGGACCTGACCAAAAGTCTTTTGGAATTTTGCTCCCAGAAAGAGATCCTCCTTCACATTTTTAATTCGGAGTATGAATATTACATGGGAACGTTTTATCCCCGTGAGCATTTGAATGCAGGGCATGTGACGGTGAAACAGGTGGAGCACTATCTGGATCCGCAGCGTCGCCTGGATCTGGCCAGGCGGTTCGTGGAGGGAGCGGCCCGCAATATGCTGCAGGTGTTAAAATATTACCGCAACCGGGGCAAAGAGGTGGAGGGCCACCTGGAGCGCATCCAGGAGCTGGAGGGGAAAATCCCCGACACGGCGGAGGTTCCGGCTCTGATGGCCCTTGAGGGCAATATTCGGGAGCAGTATTACCGCGCATTCGATGCCATTGTGTTGCAGGAAGATTTTCGATTTGATCGCCGCACCCGGCGGCCGCCGGAGAATCATCTGAACACGTTGATCAGTTTTGGGAATTCTCTGTTGTATTCCGCGGTTTTGCGGGAGACGTACAAGACCCATTTGGATCCGAGAATTGGATATTTGCACACGTCAAATTATCGCCGGTTTAGTCTGAATCTGGATGTGGCGGAGATCTTTAAGCCGATTTTGGTGGACCGGCTGATTTTTACCGTGCTCGGAAAGAAAATGATTACCCGACGGGATTTTGATGCGAAGTTGGAAGGGATTTATTTGAAAGAAAGCGGGCGCAAGGTGTTCGTGTCCGAGTGGGAGCGGCGTCTCGGGACCACGATCCGTCATCGGAGTATCGGGCGAGAGGTGTCCTATCGCCGCCTGATCCGTCTGGAGCTTTACAAAGTGGAAAAACACGTGGTGGAAGGAGAGGAATACCGGCCGTTCGTGGCCCAGTGGTAG